The following coding sequences are from one Prochlorococcus marinus XMU1412 window:
- a CDS encoding SAM-dependent methyltransferase yields the protein MNSLPANNPDWLVKKIIKMGGTISFYDFMNFALNDPINGYYGCGKAELGVRGDFVTSPSLSDDFAFLVGKQIEDWLIQFKSSFLSNQTLSVTEFGAGDGSFMSGLIKYFLENSKNFLEGVSFVIIEPNEGMVEKQKNKLEEFLNLGIDIFWKGLDEVKENNINGIVLANEVLDALPVERITFSKGKLIRQAVSIDKKSHKLFFDKMPITRELEKSFESAKSELGITIPPADALEGWTTEWHVDNSKWLEAIYGKINNGILLIIDYAKEAKKYYNSKNSDGTIVSYENQKMKKNVLDSPGNCDLTSHVCIETLINDAENLGFNTDGITKQGEALLALGLAERLYGIQKEFKENLSNALLRREALLRLVDPVCLGDFKWFVFKKFNEKKMNINSTCLR from the coding sequence ATGAATAGCTTACCCGCGAATAATCCAGATTGGTTAGTTAAAAAAATAATAAAAATGGGTGGGACTATAAGTTTTTATGACTTTATGAATTTTGCATTAAATGATCCTATTAATGGTTATTACGGCTGCGGTAAAGCTGAGTTAGGCGTTCGAGGAGATTTTGTCACATCACCATCTTTATCTGATGATTTTGCTTTTTTGGTTGGTAAACAAATAGAGGATTGGTTGATTCAGTTCAAAAGTAGTTTTTTATCTAATCAGACATTATCTGTAACTGAATTTGGAGCTGGAGATGGAAGCTTTATGAGTGGATTAATTAAATATTTTTTAGAAAACAGCAAGAATTTTTTAGAAGGAGTTTCTTTTGTAATTATTGAACCTAATGAAGGGATGGTAGAAAAACAAAAAAATAAATTGGAGGAATTTTTGAACTTAGGTATTGATATTTTTTGGAAAGGTTTGGATGAAGTAAAGGAAAATAATATAAATGGAATAGTTCTAGCAAATGAGGTTTTGGATGCTTTGCCAGTAGAAAGAATAACCTTCTCAAAGGGAAAATTAATTCGACAAGCAGTTTCTATAGACAAAAAATCTCATAAATTATTTTTTGATAAAATGCCAATTACACGTGAATTGGAAAAAAGTTTTGAATCTGCTAAAAGTGAGTTGGGAATAACTATTCCGCCTGCAGATGCTCTTGAAGGATGGACGACAGAATGGCATGTAGATAACTCAAAATGGTTAGAAGCTATTTATGGGAAAATAAATAATGGTATTTTATTGATAATTGATTACGCTAAAGAAGCTAAAAAATACTATAACTCTAAGAATTCTGATGGGACGATAGTTTCATATGAAAATCAAAAAATGAAGAAAAATGTCCTAGATTCTCCTGGAAATTGCGATTTAACATCTCATGTGTGCATAGAAACTTTAATTAATGATGCTGAGAATCTTGGATTTAATACTGATGGTATAACTAAACAAGGCGAGGCTTTGTTGGCGCTTGGATTGGCAGAGAGACTTTATGGGATTCAGAAAGAATTTAAGGAGAATTTATCAAATGCTCTTTTAAGAAGAGAGGCATTACTTAGACTCGTAGATCCTGTTTGTTTAGGTGATTTTAAATGGTTTGTTTTTAAAAAGTTTAATGAGAAGAAAATGAATATAAATTCAACCTGTTTGCGTTAA
- the aroB gene encoding 3-dehydroquinate synthase: protein MNKRKILVPLGDKSYEVTLEAGILNNISEELLKIGITKNRKILVISNEEISNLYGEKFLNNLKDNKFQAKMFLIKAGESYKNLKTLSEIYDVAFEFGLDRNSIIIALGGGIVGDVSGFAAATWLRGIEYIQIPTTLLSMVDSSVGGKTGVNHPKGKNLIGAFNQPKAVFIDPETLKSLPKREFSAGMAEVIKYGVIRDKELFEFLEIEKNKNELINLKNEYLIKIINNSIKTKSHVVSQDEHENGVRAILNYGHSFGHVIENLCGYGKFLHGEAISIGMNIAGKIAIEKGLWSKEELERQRILLESYDLPTEIPKINKEEVLTILMGDKKVRDGKMRFILPKEIGAVDIYDDVEDSLFLKFFS, encoded by the coding sequence GTGAATAAGAGAAAAATATTAGTCCCATTAGGTGATAAGTCATACGAAGTAACTCTAGAAGCAGGGATACTGAATAATATCAGCGAAGAACTTTTAAAAATTGGAATAACAAAGAATAGAAAAATACTTGTGATTTCAAATGAAGAAATATCAAATTTGTATGGAGAAAAATTTTTAAATAATTTAAAAGATAATAAATTTCAGGCCAAAATGTTCCTTATCAAGGCTGGAGAATCATATAAAAACTTAAAAACCTTAAGTGAAATATATGATGTAGCATTTGAATTTGGCTTAGATAGAAATTCAATAATTATTGCCCTTGGAGGGGGAATTGTTGGAGATGTAAGTGGTTTTGCAGCTGCGACTTGGCTGAGAGGTATCGAATATATTCAGATCCCAACAACATTATTATCAATGGTTGATTCATCTGTGGGGGGGAAAACAGGAGTAAATCATCCAAAAGGTAAGAATTTAATTGGAGCTTTCAATCAACCTAAAGCAGTTTTTATTGATCCAGAAACTTTAAAAAGTTTGCCCAAAAGAGAATTTAGTGCAGGCATGGCCGAAGTAATAAAATACGGAGTAATAAGAGATAAAGAACTTTTCGAATTCTTAGAAATTGAAAAAAACAAAAATGAACTTATAAATCTCAAAAATGAATATCTAATTAAAATAATTAATAATTCAATTAAAACAAAGTCTCATGTTGTTTCTCAAGACGAACATGAAAATGGTGTTAGAGCAATATTGAATTATGGTCATTCTTTTGGTCACGTTATTGAAAATTTATGTGGATACGGCAAATTTCTGCATGGTGAGGCAATTTCAATTGGTATGAATATTGCAGGGAAAATAGCAATTGAAAAAGGGTTATGGTCTAAAGAAGAATTAGAGAGACAGCGAATTCTCTTAGAGAGTTATGATCTTCCTACCGAGATCCCCAAAATAAATAAAGAAGAGGTTCTAACAATACTTATGGGCGATAAAAAAGTTCGTGATGGCAAAATGAGATTTATATTACCGAAAGAAATTGGTGCTGTTGATATATATGATGACGTAGAAGATTCCTTATTTTTAAAGTTTTTTTCTTAA
- a CDS encoding 5-(carboxyamino)imidazole ribonucleotide synthase produces the protein MSLKKNINDIKKNYSLGIIGGGQLALMLTEAAKKRDLEVCVQTKSCDDPAGSKADHVIEADPLKIRGNKSLINECEKIIFENEWIKIDKLNLIGNNDIFVPSLNAIKPLVDRFSQKKLIDRMNIPCPKWISIEDFKNLSDEEIKNWTFPLMAKSNKGGYDGKGNKKIKTKEDLDSFLTENNSDEWLIEEWIEYEKELALVGSRDRTGKIRFFPIVETFQSNHVCDWVLAPGTNEYDLNLFAINIFSSIVNELNYVGVLAIEFFYGDNGLLINEIAPRTHNSAHFSIEACTSSQFDQYVCISSGIMPPEIKMNCEGAIMINLLGLRKNFPISMETRIKMLSEIEGSNIHCYGKSREILGRKMAHITFLLNGKTHSERYDEAQILLTMVRDIWPSPNA, from the coding sequence ATGAGTTTAAAAAAAAATATAAACGATATTAAGAAAAATTATTCCCTAGGAATAATTGGAGGTGGTCAACTGGCATTGATGTTAACTGAGGCAGCAAAAAAAAGAGATTTAGAAGTATGTGTGCAAACAAAATCTTGTGATGATCCTGCTGGTTCAAAAGCAGATCATGTCATAGAAGCTGATCCTTTAAAGATAAGAGGTAATAAATCATTAATTAATGAGTGTGAAAAAATAATTTTTGAAAATGAATGGATAAAAATTGATAAATTAAATTTAATTGGCAATAACGATATTTTTGTTCCAAGCCTTAATGCAATTAAGCCATTAGTAGATAGGTTTTCTCAAAAAAAATTAATAGATAGAATGAATATTCCCTGTCCAAAATGGATAAGTATTGAAGATTTTAAAAATCTCTCGGATGAGGAAATCAAAAATTGGACTTTTCCTCTAATGGCAAAATCCAATAAAGGTGGATATGACGGTAAAGGGAACAAAAAAATAAAGACAAAAGAAGATTTAGATTCTTTTTTAACAGAGAATAATTCTGATGAATGGTTAATAGAAGAATGGATAGAGTATGAAAAAGAACTGGCTCTTGTTGGTTCGAGAGATAGGACCGGTAAGATAAGATTCTTTCCAATAGTTGAGACATTCCAATCAAACCATGTTTGTGATTGGGTTCTTGCACCTGGAACAAATGAATATGATTTGAACTTATTTGCAATAAATATTTTCTCTTCAATAGTCAATGAACTTAATTACGTTGGAGTTTTAGCTATTGAATTCTTCTATGGGGATAATGGTCTTTTAATTAATGAAATAGCTCCTAGAACACATAACTCAGCTCATTTCTCTATAGAAGCTTGCACTTCAAGTCAGTTTGATCAATATGTTTGCATTTCTTCTGGGATAATGCCACCTGAAATTAAAATGAACTGTGAAGGGGCAATTATGATAAATTTACTGGGATTAAGAAAGAATTTCCCAATCTCAATGGAAACCAGAATTAAAATGTTATCTGAAATTGAGGGTTCTAATATTCATTGTTATGGCAAATCTCGCGAAATTCTGGGAAGAAAAATGGCTCACATCACATTTTTATTAAATGGTAAAACGCATTCAGAAAGATATGATGAAGCTCAAATTTTATTAACTATGGTAAGAGACATTTGGCCATCTCCAAATGCCTAA
- a CDS encoding GNAT family N-acetyltransferase produces MKKEDNSPPILEILDDDYLSSAETIFTISDCSEPAYGCFLEGKSTASWYPNSEKDECDTEVIAEAKVASILHQGYSNKAIYEWLDNHSSDFSSAGELLLDLLDWEGENLDEEIRCSTTRIIILEKFEVKAKYRNKGIGKFLARKILHSAAAKGECVVVQPDLGTENGNEPERLKKFWLGLDKGMKYSAQFNTIYTSIFD; encoded by the coding sequence ATGAAAAAAGAAGATAATAGTCCTCCAATTCTTGAAATCCTTGATGATGATTATTTATCCAGTGCTGAAACAATTTTCACTATTAGTGACTGTTCAGAACCAGCTTATGGATGTTTCCTAGAAGGCAAATCGACTGCGTCTTGGTATCCCAATTCAGAAAAAGATGAATGTGATACTGAAGTAATAGCTGAAGCAAAAGTTGCATCAATACTTCATCAAGGGTATTCAAACAAAGCAATCTATGAATGGCTTGATAACCACTCTTCAGATTTCAGTTCTGCAGGCGAATTGCTTCTTGATTTACTGGATTGGGAGGGAGAGAATCTTGATGAAGAGATTAGATGTTCTACCACAAGAATAATAATCTTAGAAAAATTCGAAGTTAAAGCAAAATATAGGAACAAAGGAATTGGAAAATTTCTTGCAAGAAAAATTCTTCATAGCGCAGCAGCGAAAGGTGAGTGTGTAGTTGTACAACCTGATCTTGGTACAGAGAATGGAAATGAACCTGAAAGACTTAAAAAGTTTTGGCTTGGTCTAGATAAGGGAATGAAATATTCAGCTCAATTCAACACAATATATACAAGTATTTTTGATTGA
- a CDS encoding MarR family winged helix-turn-helix transcriptional regulator: protein MTDQDPSRAITDIDMAKLAQAIEHFRTLDKEIPAQVIATFLYVASHDDCSKVDLEKALAFSTASGSRNTDWLSAYHRLNKPGLGLIIKYRDPNNRRKQVLQLSPKGRKLVQELKQILYSSN from the coding sequence ATGACAGATCAAGACCCCTCAAGAGCGATAACGGACATTGATATGGCGAAGTTAGCACAAGCAATTGAACACTTTCGTACATTAGATAAAGAAATACCCGCTCAAGTTATTGCTACTTTTCTATACGTTGCTTCCCATGATGACTGTTCTAAGGTCGATCTGGAAAAGGCTCTTGCCTTCTCAACTGCTAGTGGTAGTCGTAACACTGATTGGTTAAGTGCTTATCACAGACTAAATAAACCTGGACTTGGACTGATAATTAAGTATCGTGATCCCAATAATCGCAGAAAACAAGTTTTGCAATTATCACCCAAAGGTCGAAAACTTGTACAAGAGCTGAAACAGATTCTTTATTCTTCTAATTGA
- a CDS encoding DUF1651 domain-containing protein gives MTLGGANVWTNFSYGYRNESPSGWLLSPDRSRLILFTRNKKSPRNSMRIFAHTYYANDLGEPMAIKSSTQMYLDNAWDKWHDLQLEGWTFEELELPESV, from the coding sequence ATGACTTTAGGAGGAGCTAATGTTTGGACTAATTTTTCTTACGGTTATCGTAATGAGTCCCCAAGTGGTTGGTTGCTTAGCCCAGACCGCAGCAGACTAATTTTATTTACAAGGAATAAAAAATCTCCAAGAAATAGTATGAGAATTTTTGCTCATACATATTATGCAAATGATCTTGGTGAGCCAATGGCAATTAAATCATCCACTCAAATGTATTTGGATAATGCTTGGGATAAATGGCATGACCTTCAATTAGAAGGTTGGACTTTTGAAGAACTTGAATTACCTGAATCAGTATGA
- a CDS encoding NAD-dependent DNA ligase, producing the protein MKTYLEERIEWYDDNYRNGNALISDKQFDQLEKNLLRTNPNCDYFKKKNKLVLPSLEKDSIDEFLKGLLTDTRLLIEPKIDGCAVALQYRDGTLEKAISRKGADVTSKLIKVPDIPNNLPLRGVLQVRGELYAPNQNPNISQRIASGFLRAKEGFSESLSFCAFQILNSKLNQYESKKSLSKLGFTIPQDISCNFTSQVEVFRKQWLEGKLFSKYPTDGIVVKINSRKLQLIREKSNLDYPYWQVAIKR; encoded by the coding sequence ATGAAGACTTATTTAGAAGAACGAATTGAATGGTATGACGATAATTATAGAAATGGTAATGCTTTAATCTCTGATAAGCAGTTCGACCAACTTGAAAAAAATTTATTAAGAACAAACCCTAATTGTGATTACTTTAAAAAGAAAAATAAACTAGTTTTACCTTCATTAGAAAAAGATTCAATAGATGAATTTTTGAAAGGATTATTAACAGATACCAGATTATTAATTGAACCAAAAATTGATGGTTGTGCTGTTGCTTTGCAATATAGGGATGGCACCTTGGAAAAGGCAATTTCAAGAAAAGGGGCCGACGTTACTAGTAAACTTATTAAAGTCCCAGACATTCCCAATAATCTCCCTTTAAGAGGAGTTCTTCAAGTTAGAGGTGAATTATATGCACCCAATCAAAATCCAAATATCTCCCAGAGAATCGCTTCTGGATTTCTAAGAGCTAAAGAAGGATTTTCTGAAAGTCTTAGCTTCTGCGCATTTCAAATACTTAATTCAAAACTTAACCAATATGAGTCAAAAAAAAGTCTTTCAAAGCTTGGCTTCACGATACCTCAGGATATTTCATGCAACTTTACGAGCCAAGTTGAAGTATTTAGAAAACAATGGCTAGAAGGGAAGCTTTTTAGTAAATATCCAACAGATGGAATAGTAGTAAAAATAAATTCTAGAAAATTACAATTGATTAGAGAAAAATCAAATTTAGATTATCCTTATTGGCAAGTAGCAATAAAACGTTAA